GTGATGAAAACTTAAACCAGTACAgaactgtgaaaaaataaaaacagcagttcCTTGGGTCTCCACATCAAGCTGGCTGtaatatttaccaaaaaaaatcatcctggttaaaacagagaaaaagtgtTGGTCAATAATCTACTGGTAGCTCATGTTTTATTGGCAAACACAACACAGGGGGTGAATTTAGAcaacagtaagaaaaaaatccctgtttGCACAATGCTTTCAGCCAAAAACTGCCACCTTTCGAAGCATTTTCGCTGTTCATTACCTGGGGTGCTTGAAAGTACTTAGTTTTGAAAACATGTTCTGAAAATGACTCTCAGCAGATCCGCAGAATTACGCTGTACCCTGGTGTGCAGGTTTAAGGCTCAAGTGACCTTCGAGGTGCCTTGGCTGTTGgtgctggtctgagtatttcaaaACCTGCTGATCTAGAGGGATTTTCATGCACACTTATCTCCTCAGAGGTGTAAAGTGAATGGTCAGACATGCATTCTTAATGGCAGAGAACGGAGCCAAAtagattttgatgattttaaagaCATGGTAGACTACCCACGTAAAGTCAAtttacaatgattttttttctcttataaTCCTCTGAGCACACACACCAGACAACTCAGCTAGACCGCCAGACTACTACAGAGCACACACCTTCCAATCTATGACAACCTCACAGTGAGCGTTCCCCACACGAGAGTTCACATAATCTCACACGTGGGTATTCCATTGGAGGCATTATGGCCTAAATTCCTAAATATAAATCGTGTTTGATACTTACGATTCATGATCTGGGAGGCTATGACACTTgtagcagtaaaataatcatgttgataccacacacttgaggattattcagacaaataatcatttgcgaTGATACCACTTGGGACATGCCCCCACGATCGGCTGGGGAGGTAAATCTGACCTTAAATCTGGCTTAAAATcctctagtgtgtggccagccgaACAACTTATGCAGGCATCTCTGAACACAAAACACATCAAACCTTAAAGCTGATTGGCTACAGCAGCAAGAGATCACACTAGATGTTCCTGTAAGTGAAGAAGTATAAAGATACATTAACTCTTTGAActttatactttttaattttaggagaAATGTTGAACCTTTTCAGAACAAAGGCCTTTTGACTGCTTCATATTCAATAAAAGTATATGTCACACTTGTGGCATATCTGCTCACTATGGTGCCATTTTTGAAGTGTGTCAGTGCATTTGATCATACTTTCTTGTCTCGTttttaatacaatacaatacaatacaagaactttatttatcctcaaagggaaattcaatcgtctgggagtctcatctgtttactttagaattatacagtctaattgctgatggtatgaaagattttctaaatctttctgtcctgcagcgcagggataggagccatccaccaccgttgtttctttgctcattgagggagatatgaagtggatgatccatgtgaTCCATAACTTGTTCTTAATGTGTTTCTGTTGTATCTTAACATAattgtaaatgagggaaacctcaataATTTTCGagaattaaataaaggttaaataaataaatttacatGTGCAGTGAAATCACTGCAAACTGTGGTTAcagctcagtttggctggactGCCCTTTTCCTATTATATAAGCTGGGGGAACATTTAATAAACAACAGAAGTATGTCTGACTCTGCTAGTTTACTACTGGACAAAGTTAAAGTTGATCATGGAAACCAGTCCAGTTTTAAAGCGTTGTCTATCTCACTGAGGATTCGTTTTAGCACAAACATGATatgcattattttcatttttaatatttaaatttaattcaatttgtATACCACATTTCAAACTAATTTAAAGTCAGTGAATGATAAAAAGAAAGCAACACAATTAAAAAGTCTTTGGTGTTGTCCCTACTTCCTATTCACTATAGAGTGAATCATCTCCGTATGGTAGACTATGTAGCGGACACGTCTtggcaataaaaaaacaattctgGACACTTCTCCAGCCACAGAAAAGGACGTCATCACTCTCTTATAGTTGAAAAGTTTTGCAACAACGACACAAAGATATCCATGACAGCAGCTGGAGATCAGGGTAACAggaatttcactgaaatttaAAGTATGTAacaaaaagaggtttaaaaaaaatgcttgtgaCTTTTTACTAAAATGATCACATATTTTCATGCAGTATCAATTGTTTGTGCATACAGATGATTGTCTCATGTCCGTAATTATCATAAGAGGAAAgacattatttcattttaatcctTGGCAcctttttaaagattatgttTTGTAAAAAACATAATGCCTCATAGGTGCCAGTTTggcacccatatacagaggcaATAGTCCTAAACACCCTGTTTGCTGGATCTATTCCTGGTCTCTACACTGTTTGGTAAATCTCTTCCCACACTCTCTTCCCATATTTCCTGTGTCTTTTCAGCCGTTACTTACCTTTATTCTAACTTGAATAAAGAGAAGATAAGATAACCCTTTTATTAGTCCCACACGGGGAAattccaaataaaggcaaaaagtgcacaaaacaaTCTTTGAAAGTAGCCCAAAaggatgaactgctctgtgttCCTGATTCTTTGTTTACACCTGCCATGCTCCTCTCATCCATGTTAAAGCTTTAAACCGTGacgcatgatggtaaatattgcttgAATATTGACCATCAGTTgctcactacttttcacaaagcattgtggggaATAATGAGTGCACTACACAGGGTATAACAATGCTTACACTGACTTCTAACACCACTATAAAATGGCATATTCATTATATAGTTTACTATATGTTCAATATGGAGTGATTTCAGACATAGCCATTATTTTCCCCGATTATGGTACTGCCGTTCGACTTCTAGACCAGTGTGAAGGCCGTGGAGCATGCATAGCATGCTTAGTCCAGTTTGAGTGCAATTGAGGCTTTCACATGCATGAGTAAACTGGTTCCCAAATACATTACCGAGGTTGTAAGACTGACTTCCAAAACTCTGATTTGGTTAAATGTAGgtatgcacgatattatcaACCTGAAATCTACATCTGCAGATATTACCTTAAAAAGgcaaacacctgtgtctgaagaTATCAGActttctgctgatatttgcagctgacaTTTTgactgtgaatatcagcataaacAAACTGCAAATTTTGGCCATATTCACCAATAAATCAGCTGAGTTTTAGGCTGAATCAACAGACCTGTGTCAGTTGACATCTATTTCAATCCTCattcttcaaacttttaaagtgtgttttaaggactaaagtttgtttctttgcaaactccaagcaggcaaAAGCTGTGGCAAaagtgtgttcaaaggactgaagttttaggcttaaaaatatatttaagtatcagtatcaatatcagctaaaattaatctttaaatatcagcatgtcATATATCTGATAAATACAACATGACTCATCTCGATTAAAACGGTATAATGTGGCTTCTACCTACTTtcactgcatgtaaacatactgtgTGTAACCAACAGGTTTAGTAAGTTTTGTAAGTAACTGTCTGAAATTCAAACACAACTGTGCAAACAACAATCCTGAGGCCAGATCGTTGAGTGTTTTATCCAGATTCATCACCAATAATAACATAAATTGACATCTTGCAAAATGCTGAATGCTTGAGCCgttaaagcagttttttttttaatttagacaGCACATGCAAATCAAGCCCTATGTCCTTCCTCAAAGGGTTAGAGTATTTTACGATGGTATTCTTCATTGCTTTTGATTAGGTCTGATAAATGTCTATTAGTACAGTCTCTCACCATGCAGGCTGTGCTCCAAATGTCAGCCGGTGTGCTGTATCCAGCGCCTATGAGCACCTCTAAGGAGCGGTACTGTCGTGTTTGGATGTCTTCTGTAAAGTGCTTGTGCTAGAAGAGGGAGACAGAAAAGAAgatgaatcctttaaaaaatggctTCTCTGAGGAGTAAGTGTTGGATGTGGACCCCGCTGTAGGGCTTTATCTAATCAGGAAATCCCTCAGGTCATTAGGGGTGTACTCACCACCCAGCAGGCATTTCCCAAGTCTGCAATCTTGACCTTGATCTTGTCTGCATTGAGTGGCTCGAGGGGGTTAACTAGCAGGGATCCTGCTGTTAGCTTTCCTACATGacaacagagacacagagagataACATGAACAAAACAGCCAATAAGACAGACAGATGATTAGTATTTTAAATGGCTGAGCTTTCGTTTTAATATCCAAAGCAGACAAGCCAAAGCAATCAGCAACCATCAAACCTCTGTAAAGGTAAAGATGAGCAGATTTGTCTGACTGACCGTTTCTCAGGCTTTCCTTGGTTGCGTATTCACAGTCGTCTGTCTCGTCCTGTAAAATGCTTTGCACCAGCTCTCCCTCCTCCAGACCAGTCAGGCCAGCAGGAAGATAACTCTCTGTGACTCCACTGCTTTGAGCCCCCCTGTCTTCAGTCTCAATGTCCAGCTCCTTACTATCTGCAGAGTCCATGCCGTTGCAGACAGGGTGCACAGCAGACTTGTTGTGTTGCTCCTCCTGATTGGTGCATTTCTCTGTTTGCTCTGTGTTGCCGTTGTGTTGATCTTCGTCCCTCCATTGGGACTGCCTCTGGTCCACTTCTACGTGGCCATTACAGTTCACCTCTGACAGTGCTTCTGGTCCCGTCCTCAATGGATCTGCACTCACGCCGCTCTCTGCAGTATGAGGGAAAGACATATGACATTTCTTCCAAATGACTCATTACAGGGCTAATAACTGTCATGACAGAAATGTACTGTGGCTTCCTACCTTCTGTTTCCTCATTCCCCAATTCCTGAAGAGAGACCTGTCTGAGAGGGGCGCAGGCCCGTCCCTTTGGCGACTGTGGGTCCTCATAGTCATCATCTTCCTCATCTCTGGTCTCTGTGGTCTTTTCCATCTCCTCCAGATCCAAAATGCACTTCTCCAGCAGCTCTGCCTGAcgtttctgtttcttttttaacttctttttcttgttcttggacatttttgccatctgtaagATACACAGATAAGAGACAAAACAGTTCTTGAGAGAATAGGAGATGATATATTTGCAGAAAATTAATGATGAAAGACTTCTACCTGTTTGGGTGCAGGTGCTGTGCTTACTGAAAGGAGAaaaccagaagaaaaacaaacttgtcAAATTATTCTCATAAATATTGATAGATAATGTGACTGCGTGTTAGTCTCTCATACTTGCTGAGCCGGAGGGGGGAGGCGCCCCAGCCCTCTGCCACTCTGTGGCTTCAGCTGCCAGCTTGCGGATGTAAGGCTCATCAACACTCATCAGAATATTCTCTGGCTTTATGTCAGTGTGGATGATCTGGCATTTTGTGTGCAGGTAGTCAAGCCCTTGGAGTAcctaagaaataaaaaaatgatcatttttaataattacaaCTATGAAAACAACTTAATATTACTGGTGATCAGGGGATACTCTTCAAATGTTGTCACAAATATTGTAAGCTTTAACATTCAGTGTGATTGTTCATGTTTGCATTCAAATTTCCTCACTGTCTTTATTCTTTAGAATGTACATAGAGGTTTTCATCTCTACACACCCAGTTAGTTCTAGGGCTAACAGCTTCCATTTGATTGGTTGAGTGTTTGGTCGAAAAGCTTTTATCCAACCAATATCACCCTGGTTGGCATGTCCAGgtgagtttttctttggttgactacaggcctaGTTAGTTCACCAAAATAATCacttcaagtttaaaaaacgTTTCTTTTACACTCCTCTGCAGATAAAGGATGTCCTACGCATAGGTTTCACACCAAGCCACCCAGTCCAAATAATTCACATCATGTTTTTTATGTACAAAATACAAATTCACTGTTATTGAAGCCATTTTCACCTCAGTCCTGCACtattattttatctattataGATGGCATTCACTTAACAAGCAGCTATAGCAGTGTCCTGCTGTAGATTTGTATGCATACTCAACATGACAGCAAAAAGAACGCGGACTTAGAGTtgtcaacatttctgctgattaACAGGCCAGTCCAGACACTTGTATCTATTTTAAAATACCTCCATTTATCAGTTTTATTGAGATGAAATTCTATCAAAATaccatttcagtttttttattgtctAGATCTTAGaatgagaaaacaaaaagcaaataaaCCCAAAGCACTCTCTATTTTTTGTTGAATGTACAGTATGTCAATACCAGTCCAGGCGGCTACctgtcaaaacaacaaaaaaaggttgTGAGAAAAGTCACGCTGCCCACCTCCTCCAATCTAAAATGCTTACTTGTGTTTGAAATTGTGGACTCTGTTTAATAAAGACTGCACTTTGTAATGTGTATTtactaaaaaataaagtcattttggtttcatgaatgaatttcacataaagagagagaaggtCTGTTAAAATTGccttttctgctccttttgaacagagtcctcaattcaaaacaagaaataagaCGTTAAGATGGACAGAACTATCCACTCATCTGGTCTCTTCTTGATTTGGAAATGCCAAGTGGGTCCACAAGGGTACAGAGTTTGGGACGTGAATTTCGCATTTTGTAGGCAAGCTTGGGCAACTGAACTCACAGCTGATGGTTGCTGGTCAATCACAAGTTAGCAGCACAATAAATGAATAAGatacaacagaaaaacagcttttcGGAGCAGTGCACGCTCACTTATGTAGCAGTTCTCACGCAAAATCCAGCGAATTCACAGCAATAATAAATATGTCATCTGTCATGGTAGCTGCCACGACAAAACACATCCTGTTACAAACATAAAAGCTAAGAATTTCTTGGCtctgaaaacttttgaaaatatttgatgaGGTcaaatatatttgatatttgactAAAcgaagggtgctttcacaccttaCCTGTTTGGTTTCATTGAAATAAACAGGTTATTCGCATTAACATGTATTTCTCCTCTACATCGTTCTTTACAGTTAGATGTTTTGTACATGGTTCTTAAAAAGGTGGAACAGGGCGCGAGGGGGCGCTGGTGAGCACGTAATGTTGGTGTAGTGATGTACTGCCTGCATGTTGTGTACCTCGAGGGTGAATAAAGCTGTGTGAGCTGAACCACATAAATGTTGTGTTTATTATAGTCAACAATTTGCAGCATTATGTTAGTTTGTTGgtgctggtgtgaaagctgaCCACCGAACTCTGGTGAGGACTAAacaacc
This window of the Cheilinus undulatus linkage group 11, ASM1832078v1, whole genome shotgun sequence genome carries:
- the srpk1a gene encoding SRSF protein kinase 1a isoform X2, giving the protein MERKVLALQARKKRAKAKKTSKKQPVNPRARQPTQLEASPQEPEEPEEILGSDDEEQEDPNDYCKGGYHHVKVGDLYNGKYHVIRKLGWGHFSTVWLAWDIQAKRFVAMKVVKSAEHYTETAVDEIKLLRSVRNSDPDDPKREMVVQLLDDFKISGVNGTHVCMVFEVLGHHLLKWIIKSNYQGLPLPCVKSIIKQVLQGLDYLHTKCQIIHTDIKPENILMSVDEPYIRKLAAEATEWQRAGAPPPSGSAISTAPAPKQMAKMSKNKKKKLKKKQKRQAELLEKCILDLEEMEKTTETRDEEDDDYEDPQSPKGRACAPLRQVSLQELGNEETEESGVSADPLRTGPEALSEVNCNGHVEVDQRQSQWRDEDQHNGNTEQTEKCTNQEEQHNKSAVHPVCNGMDSADSKELDIETEDRGAQSSGVTESYLPAGLTGLEEGELVQSILQDETDDCEYATKESLRNGKLTAGSLLVNPLEPLNADKIKVKIADLGNACWVHKHFTEDIQTRQYRSLEVLIGAGYSTPADIWSTACMAFELATGDYLFEPHSGEDYSRDEDHIALIIELLGSVPRKLIMNGKYSKDFFTKKGDLKHITKLKPWGLLEVLIDKYEWPREEAECFTDFLLPMLELIPEKRATAAECLRHPWLSL
- the srpk1a gene encoding SRSF protein kinase 1a isoform X3; the protein is MERKVLALQARKKRAKAKKTSKKQPVNPRARQPTQLEASPQEPEEPEEILGSDDEEQEDPNDYCKGGYHHVKVGDLYNGKYHVIRKLGWGHFSTVWLAWDIQAKRFVAMKVVKSAEHYTETAVDEIKLLRSVRNSDPDDPKREMVVQLLDDFKISGVNGTHVCMVFEVLGHHLLKWIIKSNYQGLPLPCVKSIIKQVLQGLDYLHTKCQIIHTDIKPENILMSVDEPYIRKLAAEATEWQRAGAPPPSGSAISTAPAPKQMAKMSKNKKKKLKKKQKRQAELLEKCILDLEEMEKTTETRDEEDDDYEDPQSPKGRACAPLRQVSLQELGNEETEESGVSADPLRTGPEALSEVNCNGHVEVDQRQSQWRDEDQHNGNTEQTEKCTNQEEQHNKSAVHPVCNGMDSADSKELDIETEDRGAQSSGVTESYLPAGLTGLEEGELVQSILQDETDDCEYATKESLRNGKLTAGSLLVNPLEPLNADKIKVKIADLGNACWVHKHFTEDIQTRQYRSLEVLIGAGYSTPADIWSTACMAFELATGDYLFEPHSGEDYSRDEDHLALMIELLGKIPRHYALSGKYSQEYFSKRGDLKHITKLKPWGLLEVLIDKYEWPREEAECFTDFLLPMLELIPEKRATAAECLRHPWLSL